Within the Deinococcus sp. Leaf326 genome, the region GATGGGGGAGGCCTGGGTCACGGGCGCGAGCATCAGGAAATGGTATTGGCGGAACAGCAGATTGATGCTGAACCCCTGACGCCGGATCAGGAGCGGGGCGTCGAGGCTGGGACGGGGGCGCACCAGGATGGTCCAGCGGCCGGACGTGCGGCAGCGACGGGGCCGGTACCGGACGATGAGCGTGACCGGCCCGAGGGTGTAGGCCCCGCTCTGCTCCTTGACTTTCAACCAGGCTTTGGGGACGGGTGGCGCCTCCTTCCACGTGGCCCGTTGCCTGTCATACCAGAGGGCGAGGAGAACGACCGGCCAGAAGAGGGACCCGAGGACCAGGGCGAGCACGCCTTTGAAGTTCGTGGGCCACTTGTGACGGGGCATGTTGAGGATGCCGACCATGGTGATCAGGAGACCGAGGACGCTGTAGATGGCGAGAATAGACATAGACGTGTCCTCAGAGGCCGCACCCGGCACGGGGGAGCGGCCGGAGTGCTTGAATGATGGTGTGATGGCAACGCTGGGCATTCCCACTCCACTCTCCCGCCTGGTCGAAGGGACCTGTGGGGGTCACGCCGAACGGGTGGGGCTGCTGGCGTCCCGAATCGCTTTCCTGCTGGATCTGGATGTGGAGCTGGCCCTGATCGCTGGGTATCTGCATGATGTGGGGAAGGTCGGCGTCTGCCCGAGTGTGTTGAACAAGCCTGGGCCATTGACCGCGCTGGAGCGACAGGCGATGCAGCATCACGTGGCCTACGGGGCGCAGCTGGTGCAGGAAGGTTGGCCGGGGGTGCCGGTGGAAGTCGTGAGGGCGGTGTTGCGACACCATGAGCGGCTGGACGGTCAGGGCTATCCCGGGCGTCAGAGGAAGTTGGACCCGTTGAGTACGGTGGTGGCCGTGGCGGATATCTATGACGCGTTGACGCAACCGCGGGTGTACCGCCCCTGGGTGTTGGTTGGGCCAGAGTTGGTGCAGGCCCTGTTCGCGCAGGCCTTGCCGAGAGAGCCCCTGCTGGCGTTGTGTTCGCTGGCGGGGCTGCGTCTTCCAGAGATGTAGGGTCGCCTGCAGGTAAGAGAGCAGCCGCATGATCGGTCGAGGCCTCGTCACACCCAGATTGTCAGTGCGGTTCTGGTTGTCCGGCGCCTATCGCGTACACGACTGTCAGAGGCATGCCTTCTAGGTCTGGTGACCCTATCTCGTTATGAGGTGCAGCGTTAGGGAAGCATCCTGATCACTGGTCGTTG harbors:
- a CDS encoding HD-GYP domain-containing protein, with amino-acid sequence MATLGIPTPLSRLVEGTCGGHAERVGLLASRIAFLLDLDVELALIAGYLHDVGKVGVCPSVLNKPGPLTALERQAMQHHVAYGAQLVQEGWPGVPVEVVRAVLRHHERLDGQGYPGRQRKLDPLSTVVAVADIYDALTQPRVYRPWVLVGPELVQALFAQALPREPLLALCSLAGLRLPEM
- a CDS encoding type II secretion system protein, which encodes MSILAIYSVLGLLITMVGILNMPRHKWPTNFKGVLALVLGSLFWPVVLLALWYDRQRATWKEAPPVPKAWLKVKEQSGAYTLGPVTLIVRYRPRRCRTSGRWTILVRPRPSLDAPLLIRRQGFSINLLFRQYHFLMLAPVTQASPIPAPSLIVTPRQEQAFTLVEILIVIAMLGILAAVLLPNFLGARGAAQHKLIDTYTQTCQMTAEKRRNYLTNTLTLPAPGGFAATCATLGVTPPSYITKAEFLDQGDRYELVVQGQVRGGTYTQSATLIKQVTR